From the genome of Ctenopharyngodon idella isolate HZGC_01 chromosome 23, HZGC01, whole genome shotgun sequence, one region includes:
- the LOC127505832 gene encoding glycogen debranching enzyme-like isoform X3, whose product MFRGKQTRVLLLNDMERLERTLFRLEQGFELQFRLGPTLQGKSVHVHTDYPAPGKKFVGSSFRQLEWVNPSGREDDSDKYCKLDLEIAGSYQYYFGCGNEERTEGGYIVVDPVLRIGHERKILPLDCITVQTYLAKCLGPLDEWLDRLRVAKETGYNMIHFTPLQKLGLSRSCYSIADQLELNPDFSPPGKNYTWTDVGNLTEKLKKEWNMICITDVVYNHTAANSKWIRVHPECGYNLVNSPHLKPAWLLDRALWHFSCAVADGKYTDSGLPPLIGNEKRITILRGLLWMEVFTQLKLWEFLQVNVEKAVEQFRKVLQAGNKPLGPELEGKPKLKVIQDSQYRRLSNTVDMQLALEMFGRHTNGPKSIQECCDWFKKSLEELNVECYKEMHCHHEKAINCIVGTVCYERLATHGPQLGPVTRTNPLVTRYFTFPFEDMSMEQENQLMLNPNEGCHVLAHNGWVLGDDPLKNFAEAGSNVYLRRELVCWDDSVKLRYGDKPEDCPYLWAHMKKYTEITAKHFSGVRLDNCHSTPLHVAEYMLAVARQHRPDLYVMAELFTGSEELDNVFMTRLGITSLIREAMSAGDSHEEGRLVYRFGGEPVGSFVQPNLRPLVPSVAHAMFLDVTHDNECPVQVRSAYDALPSSAIVSMACCATGSTRGYDELVPHQISVVKEERLYPKWNPDALPSSVGEVNLQTGIMAGKLALNRLHQELAEKGFTQVYVDQLDEDTVAVTRHCPSTHQSVVTVSRTAFKNPETHQYKEHLAPMYIPGKIDEVILEAGTVERNAESYVKDEMCINGLPNYTVVIREHVQLKDSEVVKQGDATTNGRNEFVEEILFEKLTPGSVIAFRVSLDPNSQKMVGYLRTQLSQFNRLYKSGSLTDSNVPGILKIALEFLMSKLTLAELNVLLFRCDAEEQEDGGGCYNIPSWTPLKYGGLQGFVSVLSEIRPKNDLGHPFCDNLRQGDWMINYVSTRLMNKGGALREVGKWFSAVFTYLKHIPRYLVPCYFDAIIVGAYATAVDAVFNQMSRFVQNGSTLVKQLALGSVQMCGVGCVPALPPLSPELEDVPVRLNSVTKQVEQCCVSLAAGLPHFSTGIFRCWGRDTFIALRGLMLLTGRYLEARNIILAFAGTMRHGLIPNLLGQGVAARYNCRDAVWWWLQCIQDYCNIVPNGTDILTCPVSRMYPTDDSEAQHLGTVDYDQPLYVVIQEAMQRHMQGIEFRERNAGPQIDRNMRDEGFNVEAKVNPKTGFVYGGNKFNCGTWMDKMGESNKAHNRGVPATPRDGSAVEIVGLSKSAVRWLMMMNESGNFPYSSVTIHRDGAEQSVSYKEWNQLIQENFERLFYVSDDPADPNEQHPDLVHKKCIYKDSYGASSPWCDYQLRPNFTIAMVVAPELFTVQRAWKALELVEKKLLGPLGMKTLDPDDLVYCGVYDNALDNDNYNCAKGFNYHQGPEWLWPVGYFLRAKLYFAKKMGQEKYNESVYLVKNVLSRLYTHLERSPWKGLPELTNENGQYCPFSCETQAWSIATVLEALYDL is encoded by the exons ATGTTCCGTGGCAAACAGACCCGTGTGCTTCTCCTGAATGACATGGAGAGACTGGAGCGCACTCTATTTCGCTTGGAGCAAG GCTTTGAGCTTCAGTTCCGCCTGGGTCCGACCCTGCAGGGCAAGAGTGTGCATGTCCACACTGACTACCCAGCACCGGGCAAGAAGTTCGTTGGATCCAGCTTCCGTCAGCTGGAGTGGGTGAACCCCAGTGGCAGAGAGGATGACTCAGACAAGTACTGCAAACTGGACCTGGAGATAGCAGGGTCTTATCAGTATTACTTTGGGTGTGG GAATGAGGAAAGAACCGAAGGTGGCTACATTGTGGTGGATCCAGTGTTGCGCATTGGCCATGAGAGGAAGATCCTGCCTCTGGATTGCATCACAGTTCAGACTTACCTGGCAAAATGTCTGGGCCCTCTGGATGAATGGCTAGACAGACTAAGAGTGGCCAAGGAAACTG gTTACAATATGATCCACTTCACGCCTCTGCAGAAACTAGGCTTATCACGGTCATGCTACTCCATAGCTGATCAGCTAGAGCTGAACCCCGATTTCTCCCCACCTGGAAAGAACTACACCTGGACGGATGTGGGCAACCTGACGGAGAAACTCAAGAAAGAGTGGAACATGATTTGCATCACAGATGTGGTGTACAACCACACAG CTGCCAACAGTAAGTGGATTCGAGTCCATCCAGAGTGTGGCTATAACCTGGTAAACTCTCCTCATCTGAAGCCGGCCTGGCTGCTGGATAGAGCCCTGTGGCATTTCAGCTGTGCCGTGGCTGATGGAAAATACACCGATAGCGGCCTTCCACCTCTTATTGGGAATGAGAAACGCATTACT ATCCTTCGAGGACTTCTGTGGATGGAAGTTTTCACCCAGCTGAAACTATGGGAGTTTCTGCAGGTGAACGTTGAGAAAGCCGTGGAGCAGTTTAGGAAGGTTCTTCAGGCTG GTAACAAACCTCTGGGCCCTGAGCTGGAGGGAAAGCCGAAATTAAAAGTCATCCAGGATTCACAGTACAGACGCCTCAGCAACACTGTAGACATGCAACTGGCCCTGGAGATGTTTGGCAGACACAC TAACGGTCCCAAATCCATCCAAGAGTGCTGTGATTGGTTTAAAAAGAGTCTTGAGGAACTGAATGTGGAATGCTATAAGGAAATGCATTGTCATCATGAGAAG GCTATAAACTGCATAGTGGGAACAGTTTGTTATGAAAGACTTGCCACCCACGGTCCTCAACTTGGACCTGTCACCCGGACAAACCCTTTGGTGACTAg ATATTTTACCTTCCCATTTGAGGACATGTCCATGGAGCAGGAAAACCAGCTGATGCTGAATCCAAATGAAGGATGTCATGTGCTCGCCCATAATGGATGGGTATTGGGTGATGACCCACTCAAAAACTTTGCAGAGGCAG GGTCTAATGTTTACCTCAGAAGAGAGCTTGTTTGCTGGGATGACAGCGTTAAACTTCGCTATGGCGACAAACCGGAAGACTGTCCGTACTTATGGGCTCACATGAAGAAGTACACGGAGATCACAGCCAAACATTTCTCTGGTGTGCGTCTGGATAACTGCCACTCCACACCCCTTCATGTGGCTGAG TATATGTTAGCTGTCGCTCGTCAACACAGGCCTGATCTGTATGTGATGGCTGAGCTCTTCACTGGCAGCGAAGAGTTGGACAATGTCTTTATGACTAGGCTTGGCATTACCTCCCTTATCCGAG AGGCCATGAGTGCCGGGGACAGCCATGAGGAGGGTCGACTGGTGTATCGTTTCGGAGGGGAGCCTGTAGGGTCATTCGTACAGCCAAACCTCAGGCCTTTAGTGCCGTCTGTCGCTCATGCCATGTTTCTGGATGTTACCCATGACAACGAATGTCCCGTTCAG GTTCGTTCGGCGTATGATGCTTTACCCAGCTCTGCTATCGTCTCTATGGCTTGCTGTGCCACAGGCAGCACTAGAGGATACGATGAGCTCGTACCACACCAG ATTTCAGTAGTAAAGGAAGAGCGCCTGTACCCCAAATGGAATCCTGATGCACTGCCTTCTTCTGTTGGGGAGGTGAACCTCCAGACTGGTATAATGGCAGGAAAGCTGGCCCTCAACAGACTCCACCAAGAACTGGCAGAGAAGGGCTTCACCCAG GTTTACGTAGATCAGCTGGATGAAGACACCGTGGCTGTGACCAGGCATTGCCCCAGCACACATCAGTCTGTTGTAACTGTGTCTCGAACAGCCTTTAAAAACCCAGAAACACACCAATACAAAGAGCATCTGGCCCCTATGTACATCCCAG GTAAAATCGACGAGGTGATTTTAGAGGCAGGCACAGTGGAGAGGAATGCTGAGTCATATGTGAAAGACGAGATGTGCATTAATGGCTTGCCCAACTATACGGTAGTGATCCGTGAACATGTCCAG ttaaagGACAGTGAAGTTGTAAAACAGGGAGATGCCACCACAAATGGCCGCAATGAGTTTGTTGAGGagattttgtttgaaaagcTCACTCCCGGTAGTGTAATTGCTTTCAG GGTGAGTCTCGATCCAAACTCTCAGAAAATGGTCGGCTACTTGCGTACTCAACTCTCACAGTTCAACCGGCTGTATAAATCCGGCAGTCTGACTGACAGCAATGTTCCTGGCATCCTGAAAATAGCTCTAGAATT TTTAATGTCCAAACTGACTCTGGCCGAGCTGAACGTGTTACTATTCCGCTGTGATGCGGAGGAACAGGAAGATGGCGGTGGCTGCTACAATATACCATCCTGGACGCCGCTGAAGTATGGAGGCCTACAAG GTTTTGTGTCAGTGTTGTCTGAGATTCGTCCCAAAAATGACCTCGGACATCCGTTCTGTGACAATCTCAGGCAAGGTGATTGGATGATCAATTACGTGAGCACTCGCCTGATGAATAAAGGCGGAGCTCTGCGGGAG GTCGGAAAGTGGTTCAGCGCTGTATTTACATACCTCAAGCATATTCCACGCTACTTAGTGCCGTGTTATTTTGATGCCATTATTGTTGGGGCGTATGCCACAGCTGTAGATGCTGTTTTCAACCAAATGTCCAG ATTTGTTCAGAACGGGTCAACCCTGGTCAAGCAGCTGGCCCTGGGGTCAGTTCAGATGTGTGGGGTGGGTTGTGTCCCTGCCCTGCCGCCCCTCTCCCCTGAACTGGAGGATGTCCCGGTCCGACTCAACAGTGTAACCAAACAAGTGGAGCAGTGTTGCGTTTCACTTGCTGCAG GTCTGCCGCATTTCTCCACTGGAATCTTCCGCTGCTGGGGGCGAGACACATTCATAGCGCTGCGCGGTCTCATGCTTTTGACAGGGAGGTACCTGGAGGCCAG AAATATCATCTTGGCCTTTGCTGGCACAATGCGCCACGGTCTGATCCCTAATCTGCTGGGTCAGGGTGTCGCAGCCCGTTATAACTGCCGTGATGCAGTATGGTGGTGGCTTCAGTGTATCCAGGACTACTGTAACATTGTGCCCAATGGCACAGATATTCTAACATGCCCCGTGTCACGTATGTATCCCACTGATGATTCTGAGGCACAGCACCTGGGGACAGTG GATTATGACCAGCCATTATATGTGGTCATTCAAGAGGCTATGCAGCGTCATATGCAGGGAATAGAGTTCAGAGAGAGAAACGCAGGTCCTCAGATCGACCGCAACATGCGAGATGAAG GCTTTAACGTGGAGGCCAAAGTAAATCCCAAGACAGGCTTTGTTTATGGTGGAAATAAATTCAACTGTGGGACGTGGATGGATAAAATGGGAGAGAGCAATAAAGCCCATAATAGAGGTGTTCCAGCCACACCCAG GGATGGCTCTGCAGTGGAGATTGTAGGTCTTAGTAAGTCAGCGGTGCGCTGGCTGATGATGATGAATGAGAGTGGAAATTTTCCATACTCCTCTGTCACAATACACAGAGATG GAGCAGAACAGTCAGTGTCATATAAAGAGTGGAATCAGCTGATCCAAGAGAATTTTGAAAGGTTATTCTACGTGTCGGATGACCCAGCGGACCCAAATGAGCAACATCCTGACCTGGTCCACAAGAAATGCATTTACAAAGACAGTTATGGGGCCTCAAGTCCCTGGTGTGACTACCAGCTCAGGCCTAATTTCACCATTGCCATGGTGGTG GCACCAGAGTTGTTTACAGTGCAAAGAGCCTGGAAGGCTTTAGAGCTTGTTGAAAAGAAGCTCCTCGGTCCTCTGGGAATGAAAACACTGGACCCAGA TGATCTGGTGTATTGTGGCGTTTATGACAACGCTCTGGATAATGACAACTACAACTGTGCGAAAGGATTCAATTATCACCAAGGACCt GAATGGCTGTGGCCAGTTGGATACTTCTTAAGAGCCAAACTTTATTTCGCTAAGAAAATGGGCCAAGAGAAGTACAACGAAAGCGTGTACCTGGTGAAGAATGTTCTGTCTCGACTTTATACCCATTTAGAAAG ATCACCTTGGAAGGGTTTACCTGAGCTGACCAATGAAAACGGACAGTACTGTCCATTCAGTTGTGAAACACAGGCCTGGTCCATCGCCACTGTTCTGGAGGCCCTATATGATCTTTGA
- the LOC127505832 gene encoding glycogen debranching enzyme-like isoform X2 — MFRGKQTRVLLLNDMERLERTLFRLEQGFELQFRLGPTLQGKSVHVHTDYPAPGKKFVGSSFRQLEWVNPSGREDDSDKYCKLDLEIAGSYQYYFGCGNEERTEGGYIVVDPVLRIGHERKILPLDCITVQTYLAKCLGPLDEWLDRLRVAKETGYNMIHFTPLQKLGLSRSCYSIADQLELNPDFSPPGKNYTWTDVGNLTEKLKKEWNMICITDVVYNHTAANSKWIRVHPECGYNLVNSPHLKPAWLLDRALWHFSCAVADGKYTDSGLPPLIGNEKRITILRGLLWMEVFTQLKLWEFLQVNVEKAVEQFRKVLQAGNKPLGPELEGKPKLKVIQDSQYRRLSNTVDMQLALEMFGRHTNGPKSIQECCDWFKKSLEELNVECYKEMHCHHEKAINCIVGTVCYERLATHGPQLGPVTRTNPLVTRYFTFPFEDMSMEQENQLMLNPNEGCHVLAHNGWVLGDDPLKNFAEAGSNVYLRRELVCWDDSVKLRYGDKPEDCPYLWAHMKKYTEITAKHFSGVRLDNCHSTPLHVAEYMLAVARQHRPDLYVMAELFTGSEELDNVFMTRLGITSLIREAMSAGDSHEEGRLVYRFGGEPVGSFVQPNLRPLVPSVAHAMFLDVTHDNECPVQVRSAYDALPSSAIVSMACCATGSTRGYDELVPHQISVVKEERLYPKWNPDALPSSVGEVNLQTGIMAGKLALNRLHQELAEKGFTQVYVDQLDEDTVAVTRHCPSTHQSVVTVSRTAFKNPETHQYKEHLAPMYIPGKIDEVILEAGTVERNAESYVKDEMCINGLPNYTVVIREHVQLKDSEVVKQGDATTNGRNEFVEEILFEKLTPGSVIAFRVSLDPNSQKMVGYLRTQLSQFNRLYKSGSLTDSNVPGILKIALEFLMSKLTLAELNVLLFRCDAEEQEDGGGCYNIPSWTPLKYGGLQGFVSVLSEIRPKNDLGHPFCDNLRQGDWMINYVSTRLMNKGGALREVGKWFSAVFTYLKHIPRYLVPCYFDAIIVGAYATAVDAVFNQMSRFVQNGSTLVKQLALGSVQMCGVGCVPALPPLSPELEDVPVRLNSVTKQVEQCCVSLAAGLPHFSTGIFRCWGRDTFIALRGLMLLTGRYLEARNIILAFAGTMRHGLIPNLLGQGVAARYNCRDAVWWWLQCIQDYCNIVPNGTDILTCPVSRMYPTDDSEAQHLGTVDYDQPLYVVIQEAMQRHMQGIEFRERNAGPQIDRNMRDEGFNVEAKVNPKTGFVYGGNKFNCGTWMDKMGESNKAHNRGVPATPRDGSAVEIVGLSKSAVRWLMMMNESGNFPYSSVTIHRDVCPGAEQSVSYKEWNQLIQENFERLFYVSDDPADPNEQHPDLVHKKCIYKDSYGASSPWCDYQLRPNFTIAMVVAPELFTVQRAWKALELVEKKLLGPLGMKTLDPDDLVYCGVYDNALDNDNYNCAKGFNYHQGPEWLWPVGYFLRAKLYFAKKMGQEKYNESVYLVKNVLSRLYTHLERSPWKGLPELTNENGQYCPFSCETQAWSIATVLEALYDL; from the exons ATGTTCCGTGGCAAACAGACCCGTGTGCTTCTCCTGAATGACATGGAGAGACTGGAGCGCACTCTATTTCGCTTGGAGCAAG GCTTTGAGCTTCAGTTCCGCCTGGGTCCGACCCTGCAGGGCAAGAGTGTGCATGTCCACACTGACTACCCAGCACCGGGCAAGAAGTTCGTTGGATCCAGCTTCCGTCAGCTGGAGTGGGTGAACCCCAGTGGCAGAGAGGATGACTCAGACAAGTACTGCAAACTGGACCTGGAGATAGCAGGGTCTTATCAGTATTACTTTGGGTGTGG GAATGAGGAAAGAACCGAAGGTGGCTACATTGTGGTGGATCCAGTGTTGCGCATTGGCCATGAGAGGAAGATCCTGCCTCTGGATTGCATCACAGTTCAGACTTACCTGGCAAAATGTCTGGGCCCTCTGGATGAATGGCTAGACAGACTAAGAGTGGCCAAGGAAACTG gTTACAATATGATCCACTTCACGCCTCTGCAGAAACTAGGCTTATCACGGTCATGCTACTCCATAGCTGATCAGCTAGAGCTGAACCCCGATTTCTCCCCACCTGGAAAGAACTACACCTGGACGGATGTGGGCAACCTGACGGAGAAACTCAAGAAAGAGTGGAACATGATTTGCATCACAGATGTGGTGTACAACCACACAG CTGCCAACAGTAAGTGGATTCGAGTCCATCCAGAGTGTGGCTATAACCTGGTAAACTCTCCTCATCTGAAGCCGGCCTGGCTGCTGGATAGAGCCCTGTGGCATTTCAGCTGTGCCGTGGCTGATGGAAAATACACCGATAGCGGCCTTCCACCTCTTATTGGGAATGAGAAACGCATTACT ATCCTTCGAGGACTTCTGTGGATGGAAGTTTTCACCCAGCTGAAACTATGGGAGTTTCTGCAGGTGAACGTTGAGAAAGCCGTGGAGCAGTTTAGGAAGGTTCTTCAGGCTG GTAACAAACCTCTGGGCCCTGAGCTGGAGGGAAAGCCGAAATTAAAAGTCATCCAGGATTCACAGTACAGACGCCTCAGCAACACTGTAGACATGCAACTGGCCCTGGAGATGTTTGGCAGACACAC TAACGGTCCCAAATCCATCCAAGAGTGCTGTGATTGGTTTAAAAAGAGTCTTGAGGAACTGAATGTGGAATGCTATAAGGAAATGCATTGTCATCATGAGAAG GCTATAAACTGCATAGTGGGAACAGTTTGTTATGAAAGACTTGCCACCCACGGTCCTCAACTTGGACCTGTCACCCGGACAAACCCTTTGGTGACTAg ATATTTTACCTTCCCATTTGAGGACATGTCCATGGAGCAGGAAAACCAGCTGATGCTGAATCCAAATGAAGGATGTCATGTGCTCGCCCATAATGGATGGGTATTGGGTGATGACCCACTCAAAAACTTTGCAGAGGCAG GGTCTAATGTTTACCTCAGAAGAGAGCTTGTTTGCTGGGATGACAGCGTTAAACTTCGCTATGGCGACAAACCGGAAGACTGTCCGTACTTATGGGCTCACATGAAGAAGTACACGGAGATCACAGCCAAACATTTCTCTGGTGTGCGTCTGGATAACTGCCACTCCACACCCCTTCATGTGGCTGAG TATATGTTAGCTGTCGCTCGTCAACACAGGCCTGATCTGTATGTGATGGCTGAGCTCTTCACTGGCAGCGAAGAGTTGGACAATGTCTTTATGACTAGGCTTGGCATTACCTCCCTTATCCGAG AGGCCATGAGTGCCGGGGACAGCCATGAGGAGGGTCGACTGGTGTATCGTTTCGGAGGGGAGCCTGTAGGGTCATTCGTACAGCCAAACCTCAGGCCTTTAGTGCCGTCTGTCGCTCATGCCATGTTTCTGGATGTTACCCATGACAACGAATGTCCCGTTCAG GTTCGTTCGGCGTATGATGCTTTACCCAGCTCTGCTATCGTCTCTATGGCTTGCTGTGCCACAGGCAGCACTAGAGGATACGATGAGCTCGTACCACACCAG ATTTCAGTAGTAAAGGAAGAGCGCCTGTACCCCAAATGGAATCCTGATGCACTGCCTTCTTCTGTTGGGGAGGTGAACCTCCAGACTGGTATAATGGCAGGAAAGCTGGCCCTCAACAGACTCCACCAAGAACTGGCAGAGAAGGGCTTCACCCAG GTTTACGTAGATCAGCTGGATGAAGACACCGTGGCTGTGACCAGGCATTGCCCCAGCACACATCAGTCTGTTGTAACTGTGTCTCGAACAGCCTTTAAAAACCCAGAAACACACCAATACAAAGAGCATCTGGCCCCTATGTACATCCCAG GTAAAATCGACGAGGTGATTTTAGAGGCAGGCACAGTGGAGAGGAATGCTGAGTCATATGTGAAAGACGAGATGTGCATTAATGGCTTGCCCAACTATACGGTAGTGATCCGTGAACATGTCCAG ttaaagGACAGTGAAGTTGTAAAACAGGGAGATGCCACCACAAATGGCCGCAATGAGTTTGTTGAGGagattttgtttgaaaagcTCACTCCCGGTAGTGTAATTGCTTTCAG GGTGAGTCTCGATCCAAACTCTCAGAAAATGGTCGGCTACTTGCGTACTCAACTCTCACAGTTCAACCGGCTGTATAAATCCGGCAGTCTGACTGACAGCAATGTTCCTGGCATCCTGAAAATAGCTCTAGAATT TTTAATGTCCAAACTGACTCTGGCCGAGCTGAACGTGTTACTATTCCGCTGTGATGCGGAGGAACAGGAAGATGGCGGTGGCTGCTACAATATACCATCCTGGACGCCGCTGAAGTATGGAGGCCTACAAG GTTTTGTGTCAGTGTTGTCTGAGATTCGTCCCAAAAATGACCTCGGACATCCGTTCTGTGACAATCTCAGGCAAGGTGATTGGATGATCAATTACGTGAGCACTCGCCTGATGAATAAAGGCGGAGCTCTGCGGGAG GTCGGAAAGTGGTTCAGCGCTGTATTTACATACCTCAAGCATATTCCACGCTACTTAGTGCCGTGTTATTTTGATGCCATTATTGTTGGGGCGTATGCCACAGCTGTAGATGCTGTTTTCAACCAAATGTCCAG ATTTGTTCAGAACGGGTCAACCCTGGTCAAGCAGCTGGCCCTGGGGTCAGTTCAGATGTGTGGGGTGGGTTGTGTCCCTGCCCTGCCGCCCCTCTCCCCTGAACTGGAGGATGTCCCGGTCCGACTCAACAGTGTAACCAAACAAGTGGAGCAGTGTTGCGTTTCACTTGCTGCAG GTCTGCCGCATTTCTCCACTGGAATCTTCCGCTGCTGGGGGCGAGACACATTCATAGCGCTGCGCGGTCTCATGCTTTTGACAGGGAGGTACCTGGAGGCCAG AAATATCATCTTGGCCTTTGCTGGCACAATGCGCCACGGTCTGATCCCTAATCTGCTGGGTCAGGGTGTCGCAGCCCGTTATAACTGCCGTGATGCAGTATGGTGGTGGCTTCAGTGTATCCAGGACTACTGTAACATTGTGCCCAATGGCACAGATATTCTAACATGCCCCGTGTCACGTATGTATCCCACTGATGATTCTGAGGCACAGCACCTGGGGACAGTG GATTATGACCAGCCATTATATGTGGTCATTCAAGAGGCTATGCAGCGTCATATGCAGGGAATAGAGTTCAGAGAGAGAAACGCAGGTCCTCAGATCGACCGCAACATGCGAGATGAAG GCTTTAACGTGGAGGCCAAAGTAAATCCCAAGACAGGCTTTGTTTATGGTGGAAATAAATTCAACTGTGGGACGTGGATGGATAAAATGGGAGAGAGCAATAAAGCCCATAATAGAGGTGTTCCAGCCACACCCAG GGATGGCTCTGCAGTGGAGATTGTAGGTCTTAGTAAGTCAGCGGTGCGCTGGCTGATGATGATGAATGAGAGTGGAAATTTTCCATACTCCTCTGTCACAATACACAGAGAT GTTTGTCCAGGAGCAGAACAGTCAGTGTCATATAAAGAGTGGAATCAGCTGATCCAAGAGAATTTTGAAAGGTTATTCTACGTGTCGGATGACCCAGCGGACCCAAATGAGCAACATCCTGACCTGGTCCACAAGAAATGCATTTACAAAGACAGTTATGGGGCCTCAAGTCCCTGGTGTGACTACCAGCTCAGGCCTAATTTCACCATTGCCATGGTGGTG GCACCAGAGTTGTTTACAGTGCAAAGAGCCTGGAAGGCTTTAGAGCTTGTTGAAAAGAAGCTCCTCGGTCCTCTGGGAATGAAAACACTGGACCCAGA TGATCTGGTGTATTGTGGCGTTTATGACAACGCTCTGGATAATGACAACTACAACTGTGCGAAAGGATTCAATTATCACCAAGGACCt GAATGGCTGTGGCCAGTTGGATACTTCTTAAGAGCCAAACTTTATTTCGCTAAGAAAATGGGCCAAGAGAAGTACAACGAAAGCGTGTACCTGGTGAAGAATGTTCTGTCTCGACTTTATACCCATTTAGAAAG ATCACCTTGGAAGGGTTTACCTGAGCTGACCAATGAAAACGGACAGTACTGTCCATTCAGTTGTGAAACACAGGCCTGGTCCATCGCCACTGTTCTGGAGGCCCTATATGATCTTTGA